A stretch of DNA from Myxococcales bacterium:
CACAGGCTCGCGGGAAACCCCGGCGGGAGCTCGAACAGCTCCTCGCGCGCTGGTTTCCGCGGCCGGACGTGCCGGAGCGCATCGAGCCCGCGCCCGCGACGCCACTGTTCGCCGGGTCCGCGACGCCCCGGTTCGCCGGGCCCCCGCCGACCTGGCCCGGGCCAGGTAACTCCCGCGCCGACACCGCCTCGCGCGCGGATCAGACCGCTCTCCCCACCAGCTACCGCGTCGGAAGGCTCACCGTCGGCGCCGAGCTATCGAGAAGCTCCAAAACAGGAACCTGCTCAGTCACGCCCCTGCCGAGCGGCGATCTCGCCGCGCTGCTGAAGCGCGCCATCGACCAGCTACTCGGGTGGAGACCCGCCGGCGCACCGGGCGAACCAACCCCGCCAGCGTCGGGCCCAGAAACCCGGCTCGCGACACGTGCCGGTCGACATGAAAGCGCGCCGTCCTGGATCGAGACGCGAATCATGCACGTTCACCGACGCGCAGGGACGACGCTGCAGCAGAAGCGTTTCCTCACGCTCAGACGACACGCCATTGCGCTCGGGGGCGCAGCCCGCAAAGAATCTCCGGCTGCTTTACGCGCGCACAACGCCCACACTGCGCGGCAGGTCTTTGGCGAAGAGCACATCGAACGAAAACGCGCCGACGCCAGGAAAGCCAGGGCCGAGCCCGCTCGCGTTCGAGAGCAGGTGCTGTCGGCGCTGGTGCGCTAGGGGTTTCGACGGGAGAAAGCCGCGCTCGCGCTCGGCGCGCGTGGCTCCGCAAACGGACGAACCGGCCATCGAACCACTGCTCGCGGCGCTGCGCAGGCTGGCGCAACCTGACGCGCGGGCCTGTACGAAGTCTCACTTGGGTCCGCCGGCTCGCGATAACGGGTCACCGGCTGGTGGGTGCACACGACCGCAGGCCGTCCAGACCACCCTGGGTCCCGGCAGAAACGCCATGCTGGATTTCCCCCGCCAGCATGAAGGCGTTCGGGTCAATGGGCGATTTTGGCGGGGCTGTTCATTGTGGCTTCTGCCGCTGATCGTCGTTGCAGGTACGTTGGCACCACCTTCGGCGACACCGTGGGCGCGACCTTCGCGCTGCTCGCCGTCTTCGTTGGCGCACTCTGGATCTCCCCGCCCGAGCACACGCCACCAGAGCCGCCGCGCTGGCTGGTGTGGATTGGCCGTGCGCTTGGTCTGTTCGCGGTCGCCGCTGGCCTGTGGCTGATGGCGCAGGCGCTCCTGCCACTGTCGCGCCCAAGACCCACCCGATGCCAACGCTCGCCAATCAGCGTCAGCGCGAGCTCTTCTTGTACACGCCGATGCTGGCCGCCTATCCCGTGGCGTTCGGCCTGCGCTTGCTCCACGGGCGTTCGACTGGCCGCGATGTGGAACGCCTCGGCATCCTGATGGCCCTCGGCCTGCTCGCACACCAGGTCGGCCAGCTGCGTGTGCAAGGCTGCCTGTCTTGCCCTACGGGCGCCCCGGCCTCGACTCCCGTGACGCTCTCGGCGGCGGTCGTGCTCTGCGCGCTGTTGTTCCTGCCCCGCGTGCCGCCGCTCGTGCGCATGCTCGCGCTGCTCGGCGCCGGTCTCGGCCTGCGCTACGTGGGCCTCGAGACCTGGAAGATCGATCCCAGCACCCGCGACATGCTGCCATGGTGAAGAGCGCGCAGGACGCCTTCTTCTCGGGCCGCAATCCCTACGGGCTGCACCAGATGCAACCGGGCAGTGTGGTGCCGCTCACGTACCTGCCGGGCATGTGGCTGCTCTGGAGTCTGCCGCGCTGGTTCGGCGCGCTCGACTTTCGCTTGATGGGGCTCGTCGCCGACGCCGCGGTCGTGGGCGGATTGTTCTGGGCTGCCTCGGGCTTGCGGCCCGCGCGGCGTGAGCACGCGCAAGGCGCCGCCATCGGCTTTGGCGCAGCCTGGCTGTTCAGCCCGAGCATGGCGTGGAACGGCATCTACGCCGAGCCCCACGCCTGGTGGTTCGTGCTCGCCATCGTGCTCGCGGCGACCCTGAAGAAGAACTGGTGGTTGGCGGCGTTTGCTCTCGGTATCGCCCTCGCGACGCGACACTTCGCAGCGGTGGTCGCTCCGTTCGTGATCGTGGCAATGCTGCGCGATCTCGGGTGGCGCGCTGGCGCTCTCGCGCGTTGCGCTGACGGGAGTCGTGACCGCCGCGCTGCTCGTGCTTTCGTGTGGCGCAACCCGGACGCCTTCTGGTTCGGCACCTTCCGCTGGCTGGTCGAGTACGGCCCGGTGCACGGAGGTTGGTTCTGGGAGAAGTTCGGATTTTCAGGTCCGCTCTACCGCGCACACAAGACCAAGTGGATGCCGCGAGCGCAGGTCGCGCTGCCTGCACTCTTCTTGCTGATCGCCGTGTTCGTGCGCGGACGTCGCCGGGTCATCGCCCGCTTGGTACGGCCTACGTGCTCTTCGTGATGTTCAACGGCATCATCTGGGACAGCTTCTATCTGGGCTGCGCTGTTCGCGGCGTTCGCTGTGGCAAGCGACGACACGCTGACCGGCAATCCGAGCGCGACGCGCGCGTTGGCTGCGAAGGCGCCGGCGCAGCGCGCGCCAGCGAAGTGGAGGCTCCGCCTCGCGCTCGCGGGCCTCTTGCTCTCGGGGCTCGCCGCGCTCTACCTGGTCAGAACCCTCGCGGTGGCTCACAGCGTTGCGGGCGCATCGCTCGCGCGCGAGCTGCTCGCGAACCGCATGAAACCGGGTGATGTGCTGGTCGATCGCGCGGACTGGAACGTGGCGTTCATTCACGCCAAACCCCTCTTCGCCACCTCGGCGCCGCCCGGGCCCACCGCTCGCGAGCCGCTCGATCCCGCCTTCGGTCCCTACGGGGTTTTCGGACACGAGACGGCCTGGTTCACGCTGCGCACGGGGCGCGAGAACGAGATCTTGCGTGAGTTTCGCAAGCTGGGAAGGCCGCTCGAAGATCGCCGACTCGGGCACTATCGTCTGCTCGGTGTCTCGACGCCGAGTGTGCTTCAGGCGCTGAGTGGGCTCCCCGGCAGCGCTCCTGCCCGACCCTGTCGTCTGGGTGGGGTGATGCGTTCGATGATCTGGACCGCACCGTCCCGCGAGCACCCGGCGACGGCGAGCGTCCGCGCGACCTTCACCGACAAGCTGGCGCTGGTTGCCGCTTCGACGATTCGGGCATGGTCTGGGGCAGAAAGCGCGCCCGGGTCGAGCTCTTCGTCGATGGCGGCCCGGTTGGCTCCTTCTGGTTGCCGAACCTGCCGGGGACCCGCTTGGTGATCGTCGACACGGCGCGCCTCGCAGGCGCCGAACACGACGTGGAGTTGAGGCTCTCCACGCGGGACGTCGCGGGGCGCGCGCTGTGTGTCGACGGCTGGTTGCTCGGTCGCGCGGCAGAAACCGCGCTGCCCGCGCTGCCCGATCAATGAAGCGCGGGTTCGCGGCCCGGTAGTGCGGGCTCTACTGGGGCTTTTCGCCCTTGCGTGTGTAGACGTCGAAGTCCTCGATCGTCACCGCCAGCTCGAACTCGTCGCTCACGATCCGGAGCAGCTCCGGAAAATGGACGAGCGCCTCGGCCGAGTCGTAGTCGTCCCCGGTGACCCAGGTGAAGCGGTCACCCCGCTGGGTGATGAAGAGCGCGGGGGGGTTCTGCTTCAGCTCCGCAATCAACTCCGCGCGGGCTCGTTCACGCCCCCACGACACTCGCTGTGGCACGTCGTAGATGTAGCGGGTCGAGGCCTGCCGGTCCGACATCCAGTAGATGCCCGGCTCGAAACCCCAGACGAAGATCTTGGTGCCGGGCGCGGTGCGCCGCTGCACCTCGAGCGCCACCTGCCGGTCCGCGTCCAGGTTGTAGTCGGCGACGCGGTAGAGCTCCTTGTCGAGCAGCTCGCGGGAGTTGATCGGGCCCATGCGCAGCAGATAGCCCGTGCGCAGGACTGCGCGATCCCAGAAGCTGCCGAGATCCCGCACCGCGATCCGCATGCTGGTGGCGACCACCACGAACGCCATGAAGGCCACGACGCCGGTCGCGCCGGTGCCCAGCGTGCGGCGCCAGAGTTTGTACAGGCCCAAGCCCCCGAGCAGCGCGAGCAACGGCAACGTCGCGGCGTAGTGATACTGGAAGAATTTGCCTTGCAGGGCGATGCCCGCCAGATGGATGGCGATCACACCGAGCAAGAGGAACAGGCCACGCCGTTCGCTCTCGTGCATCGGCCGGATCACGATGGCAGCGATGAAGCCGGCGGCGGCAAGGGCCGAGAAGCGGAAGAAGAGCTCCTCCGTTCCCCAGTAGAACATCTCCGGCGCGCTGCGGTTGGTCCAGCCGAGTTTGGTGTATCCCGGCGTGAACTCGAACAGGGTCCACGAGAGGGCGTCCCAGGCGCCGCGCATTTTGAACCAGAGCCCGCAGGCGGCGATGGGAAAGAGGCTGCCGACGGCGATGACCGCGAACGGCAAGACCGCTGCCTGCCATTTGCCTTCGCGCGCCCACTCGTCCCGGGAAAGAAAGAGCGCACACACGATGGCACCGCCGCCGAGCGGTGGTTTGAGCAAGAACGCACAACCGAAGAGCGCACCGATGGCGAGCCAGCGCCAGAGGCGGCGACTGCGTTTGCCTTCGGCGGCGGTGAGCACCAGCGCCCACACGGTCAGAAAGCCTCCGAAGGTCTCGGGTTGCGCCGTGTGCCAGAACTCGAGCTGGGCGTGGATCAGCGCCGCGACCGCGCCCCCCACGATCTCGACGCGTTTGACTCCGAAGAAGACCTCCGACAGGCGCATGAAACCGAAGATCATGCCGATCAGACCGGCGACCTCGAGCAGGCGGGGCGCGAGCATGGTCTTGCCGAACAGGGCCTGAGCCAGGGCGTAGACGACGTAGATGCCGGGGGGTTTGAAGTCCCAGACATCCCGATATGGCATCTGTCCGCGCAGGATGCCGTCGGCGACGGTGGCGTAGATGCCCTGGTCGCGCCCGAACGACAGCAGCAGGATCTGCGCAGCCGACAGCGCGATCACGACCCACGACGTGATGACCAGCCAACCATCGGGGTCCACCACGCGGTCGGGCTGGATCGCCTCAGCCGGCGGCGGCACCGAAGCGCTGGGCATCGCGTGGGACGCTAGAACAACGCGCTCGGCTTGACGAGAGCCGCCGGGCGCGGGAAGAGGGGGGCAAGCGCCCCTAGCTCAGCTGGATAGAGCATCGGTCTTCGGAACCGAGGGTCAGGGGTTCGAATCCCTTGGGGCGCGCTAAGTTACGACGTGACGGCTCGTGGCTGGTCTGCATCGCTACGGGGGACACTGGCAGCTGAGGCAGCCCGCGGGCAGCTTCGCTGGGGCGCACACGCCCGAGGAGAATCCAACCCCGCATTGCCCGTCCAGCATGGGACATGCAGCTCCAACGACGCTGCACCCCAGCGCGCCCGCGCACGGCGAGCATTGTGGATCGCACACACAAGTGGAGTCGCTGCAGATCGGATCCACATCGCACGCGCACTTGCACAGCGGATCGCACGGACAGTTCAGATCGCAGGTGACCGGATCCACATCGCACGCGCACGTCGCGCCTCCGGTGCCTCCGCTCCCGCCGCTCGTGCCGCCGGTGCCTCCGCTCCCGCCGCTCGTGCCGCCGGTGCCTCCGCTCGCCCCGCCAGTTCCTCCGGTTCCTCCGCTCGCCCCGCCAGTTCCGCCGGTGCCAGTTCCGCCGCTTCCACCAGCGCCTGCCGCCCCGCCGCTGCCGCCAGTACCCCCGCCCTTGCAAGGCGGTTCTTCCCAAGCAGGACACTTCGACACACACACGTCGAACGATTTGAAGCTAGGCGTCGAATACTGGCAAACCACCGAGCTCCCGTCCGACGCCATGAGTTTCCCCGGCAGACTCCGGCAGCAATCCAGGGCGCACTTTCCGTGCGCGCTCGGGGTGAACAGTCCCTCCTGGATCAGGCAGTCGAGGTCAGTCCAAGCGCCGTCTTCTTCCATCGCCGAGAACACCGTCCAGGCGCAGCTGCACGGGGCGAGGTATGTGCCGTTCGCCTTGTCGCAACACATTTGTCGTTTGTCGGGCACGCAACTGCACGCCGGTTGCCCAGCCGCCTCCGGCTCTGCTTCGACCACGCCGTAGGTTGACAGATGCAGCAGGTGTCCCGTCACTCCTGTCGCGTCGGGAACGTACGAGCCACCCGAAAGCGTGCGCCAGCCGCCGCCCTCGGCGACAGCCACTCGCGGCATCCCGGTCTCCGTGTGGGTGATGGTTGGGCCCGTGAACGCGAGCACGGCAGGTTTCGCGAAGACCGTGCCAGATGGTTCGATAGCGTAGGCCTGAACCAGCGAGCCGGCGGGTGCATTGGCTGCAGGACTGATCCTGAGCTGCACTGCCTGTGCGAGCGCTCCCGCCGGGATTTCCAGCGTGACGCTGCCGTCGTGCGATGTGAGAACGCCGCCCTCGGGGCCGATGTCGGCCTCGACGCACTCACCGGTGCAGGCGCCAGGATTGCTCTGCTCCGGCGTGGACTTGGACTCGCACGCGCCGACCGCGCCGACCGAAATGGCGAGAGCGAACAGTCGGGCGGACAAGACGTGATGTAGCGGTTTGGGCATGGCTCCTCGTCAACCGTGTTCAAGAGATGGTGGGCATGTGAATGCTAAAATACCTGGCACTGCTTGCAGCCGTTGCCGATCGTCGCGCAGAGACCGGGTGGCGGGTTGCTCGGACCCGTAGGGCATGCGCCCGGGATCGCACAACAGTCGACGTCAGCGTTGCAGCTCAACGTCGTGAACAAACACGGCCAACAGCAACCGCTCGGTAGGCACTTGTTGCCAGTGGGGCAACTCGCTTCGGCAGTGCACGGCGTGCACGTTGGGGCGCACATCAAGTTCGTGTTCGCTTCGATGTTGCCTCCCGCACCGCAGAAGATCCCGGTGGTCGACACTGCCGGCCCACCGTCGCAGGAGCAAACGTACTTGCCGAGACCGTTGGGTCCCGTGCAGGTGATGGTGCGATTGACACCATCCGAACACTTCACGGTGGCACTGCCCGCGCCGGGGTAGCCCACGGTTGGCCCGGTACAACTCTGGAAGTTCGTGTTGGGGCAGGTGATCGGCCCGGCATCGGCGCCACCAGCACCCCCGCTCGCGCCCCCGCTTCCTCCGCTCGCCCCGCCAGTTCCCGTTCCGCCACTCGCGGACGTGCCACCGCCGCCGCCGGCC
This window harbors:
- a CDS encoding glycosyltransferase family 39 protein; protein product: MPSASVPPPAEAIQPDRVVDPDGWLVITSWVVIALSAAQILLLSFGRDQGIYATVADGILRGQMPYRDVWDFKPPGIYVVYALAQALFGKTMLAPRLLEVAGLIGMIFGFMRLSEVFFGVKRVEIVGGAVAALIHAQLEFWHTAQPETFGGFLTVWALVLTAAEGKRSRRLWRWLAIGALFGCAFLLKPPLGGGAIVCALFLSRDEWAREGKWQAAVLPFAVIAVGSLFPIAACGLWFKMRGAWDALSWTLFEFTPGYTKLGWTNRSAPEMFYWGTEELFFRFSALAAAGFIAAIVIRPMHESERRGLFLLLGVIAIHLAGIALQGKFFQYHYAATLPLLALLGGLGLYKLWRRTLGTGATGVVAFMAFVVVATSMRIAVRDLGSFWDRAVLRTGYLLRMGPINSRELLDKELYRVADYNLDADRQVALEVQRRTAPGTKIFVWGFEPGIYWMSDRQASTRYIYDVPQRVSWGRERARAELIAELKQNPPALFITQRGDRFTWVTGDDYDSAEALVHFPELLRIVSDEFELAVTIEDFDVYTRKGEKPQ